A portion of the Cellulophaga algicola DSM 14237 genome contains these proteins:
- a CDS encoding PAS domain-containing sensor histidine kinase, translating into MNDKLNHENITFLEDGGQMGELMRLYPWSDTALGAPEKWPQSLKSTLSLVLNSHYPMLLYWGPNYYCFYNDAFRISLGSKGKHPRILGMKGEEAWSEMWSTLGPLLDGVITDGKPTWRENMFLPINRNGTLEDAYWTFGYSAIKNEANVISGVLTICTETTASVEAVKKLEKSEDDLKFAIDATDLGTWDYDPLNDKLKTNDRIKGWFGLDAKEEIELYQATNAIIEEDRERVNATILNVFDFNSGGKYDITYTIRNKQNGQERYVRALGRAWFNEDKIAYRFNGTLQDITDQQKSLEKLRVNESRFRRLVKEIPVGICILSVDNYVINVVNDMALLIWQKTLEESHNQPLFSVLTEIKEGIIPIFEALIATKKAQYGNEYPFVLERNGIKETGYFNFIFEPVLNQGEVSEIMLVAFEVTAAVKARFELEESERQFKNFVMQSPVSMGILRGYELKVEMANDSLLKTFWRKKMHEVEGKGLLELFPNLKDSKYPQVMHHILDTGIPVSEKESYVTFEEKGSRWEFYVDYDYVPLRDLDGTVSGIMFTTTDVTDRVEARQKTELFSKNLENQVIQRTNQLKEANDKLQLSIRSLENRNKELEAFAYVSSHDLQEPLRKIQMFADRVASRDLENLSDKGVQDFNKIISSAERMRTLIEDLLAFSRTSNHEAKFEKVDLQVLLKDVIDTLSDKIKATKTSLEYDALVTASVIPFQIRQIFQNILENAMKFAKEGVSPIIKIKTLQVSGEHLEHLNLLPENTYTEITFMDNGIGFAPQYGEQIFELFQRLHGKLEYKGTGIGLAIVKKIAENHHGTIIGIGKEGVGAEFKLYLPLSS; encoded by the coding sequence ATGAATGACAAATTAAACCATGAAAATATTACTTTTCTAGAGGATGGAGGGCAAATGGGAGAACTTATGCGTCTCTATCCATGGAGTGACACTGCATTGGGAGCTCCTGAAAAATGGCCCCAAAGTTTAAAAAGTACATTGTCTCTGGTATTAAATTCTCACTATCCCATGTTATTGTATTGGGGACCAAACTATTATTGTTTTTATAATGATGCCTTCAGAATTAGTTTAGGAAGTAAAGGGAAGCACCCTCGTATTTTAGGGATGAAAGGGGAAGAGGCGTGGAGTGAAATGTGGAGTACCTTAGGTCCTTTGTTAGATGGGGTAATTACTGATGGAAAACCAACTTGGCGTGAAAATATGTTTCTGCCTATTAATAGAAATGGTACACTAGAAGATGCTTATTGGACTTTTGGGTATAGTGCTATTAAAAATGAAGCTAATGTAATTTCAGGAGTACTCACCATATGCACAGAAACAACCGCTAGCGTTGAAGCAGTAAAAAAACTAGAAAAAAGCGAAGACGATCTTAAATTTGCCATTGATGCTACAGATTTAGGAACATGGGATTATGACCCTTTGAATGATAAACTAAAGACAAATGACCGGATAAAAGGTTGGTTTGGTTTAGATGCTAAAGAAGAAATAGAATTATACCAAGCTACAAATGCTATTATTGAAGAAGACCGGGAAAGAGTTAATGCTACTATTCTCAATGTTTTTGATTTTAACTCTGGCGGTAAATATGATATTACTTATACTATAAGAAATAAACAAAATGGACAGGAAAGATACGTTAGAGCACTAGGGAGAGCATGGTTTAATGAAGACAAAATAGCATATCGTTTTAATGGAACTTTACAAGATATTACCGATCAACAAAAGAGTTTAGAAAAATTAAGAGTTAATGAAAGTCGCTTTAGACGTTTGGTGAAAGAAATTCCTGTAGGAATATGTATATTAAGTGTAGATAATTATGTCATTAATGTAGTTAATGATATGGCGTTACTTATCTGGCAAAAAACCTTAGAAGAATCCCATAACCAACCATTGTTTAGTGTTTTAACAGAGATTAAAGAAGGTATAATTCCAATATTTGAAGCACTTATAGCAACAAAAAAGGCCCAATATGGTAATGAATATCCGTTTGTTCTGGAGCGTAATGGAATAAAAGAAACTGGGTATTTCAATTTTATTTTTGAACCCGTACTTAATCAAGGAGAAGTTTCTGAAATAATGCTGGTAGCTTTTGAAGTTACAGCTGCGGTAAAAGCCAGATTTGAGTTGGAAGAATCGGAACGACAATTCAAAAATTTTGTAATGCAATCTCCTGTATCAATGGGAATTCTACGAGGTTATGAGTTAAAAGTTGAAATGGCTAATGATAGTTTATTAAAGACTTTTTGGCGTAAAAAAATGCATGAAGTAGAAGGGAAAGGATTATTAGAATTATTTCCAAACCTTAAGGATTCTAAATACCCTCAGGTTATGCATCATATATTAGATACCGGAATTCCAGTTTCAGAAAAAGAGTCCTATGTAACTTTTGAAGAAAAAGGGAGTCGCTGGGAGTTTTATGTAGATTATGATTATGTTCCTTTGAGAGATTTAGACGGGACCGTAAGTGGCATAATGTTTACAACAACAGACGTTACAGATCGTGTAGAAGCAAGACAAAAGACAGAGCTTTTTTCTAAAAATTTAGAGAACCAAGTTATTCAAAGAACCAATCAATTGAAAGAAGCTAATGATAAACTGCAACTCTCCATTCGAAGTTTAGAAAATAGAAATAAAGAATTAGAAGCTTTTGCCTACGTTTCTAGCCATGATTTGCAAGAGCCATTGCGTAAAATTCAAATGTTTGCAGATAGAGTAGCGAGCAGAGATTTAGAGAATTTATCGGATAAAGGTGTTCAAGATTTTAATAAGATTATTAGTTCGGCAGAACGCATGCGGACACTAATTGAAGATTTGTTAGCATTTTCCCGTACGTCTAATCACGAAGCTAAATTTGAAAAAGTAGATTTACAGGTGTTATTAAAAGATGTTATTGATACGCTTTCTGATAAAATTAAAGCAACTAAAACAAGCTTAGAATATGATGCTTTGGTGACGGCTTCCGTAATTCCTTTTCAAATTCGGCAAATTTTTCAAAATATTTTAGAAAACGCAATGAAGTTTGCAAAAGAAGGTGTCTCCCCAATTATTAAAATTAAGACATTGCAAGTTTCTGGAGAACATCTAGAACATCTAAATCTTTTGCCAGAAAACACCTATACTGAAATTACCTTTATGGATAATGGCATAGGGTTCGCTCCTCAATATGGAGAACAAATATTTGAACTTTTTCAACGCTTACACGGAAAATTAGAGTATAAGGGTACAGGTATTGGTTTAGCAATTGTAAAAAAGATTGCAGAGAATCATCATGGTACTATTATTGGCATCGGCAAAGAAGGTGTAGGTGCAGAATTCAAGCTTTATTTACCCTTGTCTTCTTAG
- a CDS encoding DUF421 domain-containing protein has translation MILPVLIQSTNSPILDKLLNIDQQSIALITLSAVGIYLAIIIYTRLFGKRSFSKMSSFDFAMTVSIGSMVATTILSNTVSLIEGAIGLVIVYGLQLAAAYFRRYKKFRDLIDNQPTLLMDGELILKENMKKVRVTEGDLRSKLREANVVKLSEVKAVIFETTGDMVVLHKNNEDQIDPWLLEDVGR, from the coding sequence ATGATACTTCCTGTACTGATACAATCCACAAATTCTCCCATACTTGATAAACTTTTAAATATTGACCAACAGTCTATAGCATTGATTACTCTTTCTGCCGTAGGTATTTATTTGGCTATTATTATATACACACGATTGTTTGGAAAGAGAAGTTTCTCTAAAATGTCTAGTTTTGATTTTGCAATGACTGTATCTATAGGATCTATGGTTGCCACGACCATATTATCTAACACCGTGAGCTTAATAGAAGGTGCCATAGGTCTCGTAATTGTTTATGGACTCCAATTAGCAGCAGCATACTTTCGTCGTTATAAAAAATTTAGGGACTTAATAGATAACCAACCAACGTTACTAATGGATGGGGAGCTTATCTTGAAAGAAAATATGAAAAAAGTACGTGTTACAGAAGGAGATTTACGCTCAAAACTCCGAGAAGCAAATGTGGTGAAACTTTCTGAGGTTAAAGCTGTCATTTTTGAAACTACTGGAGATATGGTTGTACTTCATAAAAACAATGAAGACCAAATAGACCCATGGCTTCTAGAAGATGTCGGGAGATAA
- a CDS encoding FAD/NAD(P)-binding protein, translating to MKKSLGIVGSGPTAIYILKNLAENIAIVSKELKTIYVFEKEDNAGVGMPYSEKYTEMCNMSNISSEEIPMLSQSLATWLQRQSVEHLKTLSLTPYEISETAIYPRLVLGHYFKSEYEHYQEILRNAGITMKECCNSEVVDIVKKGDIPKFELKILNKKSVECNSVIIASGHEWINDDHPEIGYFASPWPINKILPKKGDYDNYTVGVLGASLSAFDVVSSLSRRHGHFTINDSEIEYIPDKHTEEFKIVLHDLNGWLPHLQYEQKEPLREVYRHITKKTLLDLVDENGFLNLNTYFDCVCKPTLRKALYTDELLEIVALLKNEDFGILEFVKKMSEMHEYSDPFKGMQSELKEAQKAANLEEPVYWKEVIDDLMYTLNFHAELLSAEDHYIFNTEVMPFLLNVIAAMPLESAKIMLALHRKGKLELKKGAVKILSANSNDKKETVIAVASEKISYKKFITCSGQKSISLDNFPFQSLVTSGTISPAKSKVANIKKMYALIGDKSQDNLIKNEKNWYLRLKGIGVSTNFQIIDVQENPVPYVYDLSFTHTSGLRPYSFGLQACELASSLAVGHLINEFKADVE from the coding sequence ATGAAAAAAAGCTTAGGGATTGTAGGAAGTGGTCCAACAGCCATTTATATTTTAAAAAACTTGGCTGAAAATATAGCAATTGTCTCAAAAGAACTTAAAACAATTTATGTATTTGAAAAGGAAGATAATGCGGGTGTGGGTATGCCTTATTCAGAGAAATATACAGAAATGTGTAATATGTCTAACATTTCATCAGAAGAAATTCCAATGCTAAGCCAGTCGCTAGCTACTTGGTTACAAAGGCAGTCCGTTGAGCATTTAAAAACATTGAGTTTAACACCTTACGAAATTTCTGAAACGGCAATTTATCCAAGACTAGTTCTTGGTCACTATTTTAAAAGTGAATACGAACATTACCAAGAAATTTTAAGAAATGCAGGTATTACTATGAAAGAATGCTGTAACTCAGAGGTAGTTGACATTGTCAAAAAGGGCGATATACCAAAATTTGAACTAAAGATTCTAAATAAAAAATCAGTTGAATGTAATTCGGTCATTATCGCTTCAGGTCATGAATGGATCAATGATGATCATCCTGAAATAGGTTATTTTGCATCTCCTTGGCCTATAAACAAAATACTACCCAAAAAAGGAGATTATGACAACTACACCGTTGGTGTTCTGGGGGCTTCTTTAAGTGCTTTTGATGTAGTTTCTTCTTTATCCAGAAGACATGGTCATTTTACAATTAATGATTCAGAAATTGAATATATTCCTGACAAACATACGGAGGAATTTAAAATTGTTTTACATGATTTAAATGGCTGGCTTCCTCATTTACAATATGAACAAAAAGAGCCCTTAAGAGAGGTGTATAGGCATATAACCAAAAAAACATTGCTTGATTTGGTTGATGAAAATGGGTTTCTAAACTTAAACACTTATTTTGATTGCGTATGTAAACCTACCTTAAGAAAAGCGTTATACACTGATGAATTACTTGAAATTGTTGCATTACTAAAAAATGAAGATTTTGGAATTCTAGAATTCGTAAAAAAAATGTCTGAGATGCACGAGTATTCAGATCCTTTTAAAGGGATGCAATCAGAATTAAAAGAAGCCCAAAAAGCGGCAAACTTAGAAGAACCCGTTTATTGGAAAGAAGTTATTGATGATCTTATGTATACCTTAAATTTTCATGCAGAATTATTATCTGCCGAAGATCACTATATTTTTAATACCGAAGTGATGCCATTTCTACTAAATGTAATTGCTGCAATGCCATTAGAGTCTGCAAAAATAATGCTAGCACTTCATAGAAAAGGAAAATTAGAACTTAAAAAAGGTGCGGTCAAGATTCTAAGTGCTAATTCTAATGATAAGAAGGAAACGGTAATAGCAGTGGCAAGTGAAAAGATTTCATATAAAAAATTTATTACGTGTTCTGGTCAGAAATCCATCTCATTAGACAATTTTCCATTTCAATCTTTAGTGACCTCTGGTACTATTAGTCCTGCAAAAAGTAAAGTGGCTAATATTAAAAAAATGTATGCTTTAATTGGTGATAAAAGCCAAGATAATCTTATCAAAAATGAAAAAAATTGGTACTTAAGATTAAAAGGGATTGGTGTTTCTACCAATTTTCAAATAATTGATGTACAGGAAAATCCAGTTCCGTATGTATATGATTTATCCTTTACACACACTTCCGGTTTAAGACCCTATTCTTTTGGATTGCAAGCATGTGAATTAGCAAGTAGCCTTGCTGTTGGCCATCTCATCAATGAATTTAAAGCTGACGTTGAATAG
- a CDS encoding alpha-amylase family glycosyl hydrolase yields MAELEYKEMDMTIDKSRGMGAVLKEGKTTFRVWAPNAEKVYVMGSFNDWNRTNMPLGLEENGYWAAAFDSVKEGNEYKYIIHTNNQEYERNDPYAFEVTSSIGNSIVRKLDFDWGADTFKMASWNELVIYELHVGTFNRKDADKVANFDSVIEKLPYLQDLGINCIELLPVAEFAGGISWGYNPAHPFAIEQDYGGPDGFARLIKAAHEKGIAVIIDVVYNHLGPSDVDLWQFDGWGENDKGGIYFYNDHRSQTPWGDTRPDYGRPEVRQYLRDNALMWIEKYKCDGLRMDATSYIRYEGGGLGYDTEIEEGNILMRDINAELQQKYPQVLTIAEDLKGENKVTDAIEHNGLGYGSQWDMNFVHPVREVLEDTYDNSRDLQKIVDALEFKYGNDVFTRIIYTESHDEVANGKARVPEEIQPGEADSSFAKKRAILGIALTLTAPGIPMLFQGQEFIEDKYFQDTEALDWGKYEKHQGIQKLVRDLVFLRTGKEDRTAGLRDQGIKIVHFNDETKILAYIREDRNQEEHVLIIMNFSNMDYIDYGIGLEDNHDWKLRFNSSWKGYDSDFSDLEIKGINHVEEETDGQNWTGKLTIPGYCCQIYTL; encoded by the coding sequence ATGGCTGAATTAGAATATAAAGAGATGGATATGACCATAGACAAATCTCGGGGAATGGGAGCTGTTTTAAAAGAAGGTAAAACTACTTTTAGGGTTTGGGCTCCAAATGCAGAAAAAGTTTATGTAATGGGGTCTTTTAACGACTGGAATAGAACAAATATGCCTCTTGGGCTAGAAGAAAATGGGTATTGGGCAGCTGCTTTTGATTCGGTTAAGGAAGGCAATGAATATAAATATATTATTCATACGAATAATCAAGAATATGAACGCAACGATCCATATGCTTTTGAAGTTACTAGTAGTATTGGTAATTCTATAGTTAGAAAACTTGATTTTGATTGGGGTGCTGATACGTTTAAAATGGCTAGTTGGAATGAACTAGTAATTTATGAACTCCATGTGGGCACATTTAATAGAAAAGATGCTGATAAGGTTGCCAATTTTGATAGCGTTATAGAAAAATTACCCTACTTACAAGACCTAGGAATAAATTGTATAGAATTATTACCCGTTGCAGAATTTGCAGGCGGAATTTCATGGGGTTACAACCCCGCACATCCATTTGCTATTGAACAAGATTATGGAGGACCAGATGGTTTTGCTAGATTAATAAAAGCTGCTCATGAAAAAGGAATTGCTGTCATCATCGATGTTGTGTACAATCATTTAGGTCCGTCTGATGTAGATTTATGGCAGTTTGATGGATGGGGAGAAAATGATAAAGGGGGAATTTATTTTTACAACGATCATAGGAGTCAGACCCCTTGGGGAGATACTAGACCCGATTATGGTAGACCTGAAGTAAGACAATATCTTAGAGATAATGCCTTAATGTGGATAGAGAAATATAAATGTGATGGTTTGCGCATGGATGCTACTTCTTATATAAGATATGAAGGAGGCGGACTTGGGTATGATACTGAAATAGAAGAAGGTAATATTTTAATGCGCGATATAAATGCAGAACTACAACAGAAATACCCTCAGGTATTGACGATAGCAGAAGATTTAAAAGGTGAAAATAAAGTTACAGATGCTATTGAACATAATGGATTAGGGTACGGGAGCCAATGGGATATGAATTTTGTACATCCTGTAAGAGAGGTTTTAGAAGATACCTATGACAATTCTAGAGATTTGCAAAAAATAGTAGATGCGCTAGAATTTAAGTATGGTAATGATGTATTCACAAGAATTATCTATACAGAATCTCATGACGAAGTTGCCAACGGCAAAGCTAGAGTGCCAGAAGAAATACAACCTGGAGAGGCTGATAGTTCCTTTGCAAAAAAACGTGCCATTCTTGGTATAGCATTAACACTAACTGCTCCTGGTATTCCTATGCTTTTTCAAGGTCAAGAGTTTATAGAAGATAAATATTTTCAAGATACAGAAGCTTTAGATTGGGGAAAATATGAAAAACATCAAGGCATACAAAAACTAGTGCGGGACTTGGTGTTCTTAAGAACTGGTAAGGAAGATAGAACCGCAGGATTAAGAGATCAGGGTATTAAAATAGTTCATTTTAATGATGAGACTAAAATTTTGGCCTATATCAGAGAAGATAGAAACCAAGAAGAACATGTACTTATTATTATGAACTTTAGCAATATGGATTACATAGATTATGGAATTGGTCTAGAAGATAATCATGATTGGAAACTGCGTTTTAATAGCTCTTGGAAAGGGTATGATTCTGATTTCTCAGATTTAGAAATCAAAGGAATTAACCATGTGGAAGAAGAAACAGATGGGCAAAATTGGACAGGAAAATTAACCATCCCTGGTTATTGTTGCCAAATTTACACCCTATAA
- a CDS encoding SDR family oxidoreductase yields the protein MSKILKEKDEKEIGRPGLEVNMNEKPEIIKDSYKGSGKLEGKVALITGGDSGIGRAIAVHFAREGADIAIAYLNERKDAEETSEMVEKEGRNCIKISGDLKNYAYCQELIETVIKTYGKIDILVNNAATQYVEEDFSNISVEHLEETFKTNILSMIYLTQQAYQYMEKGARIINTTSITGYKGHNELVDYASTKGAITSFTRSLSAQLAPKGILVNGVAPGPIWTPLIPATMTDIGEFGKNTPLGRCGQPSEVAPAYVYLAAEDSCYMTGQILHINGGIVVGG from the coding sequence ATGAGCAAGATATTAAAAGAAAAAGATGAAAAAGAAATAGGACGGCCAGGCCTAGAGGTTAATATGAATGAAAAACCTGAAATAATAAAAGACAGTTATAAGGGTAGCGGAAAATTAGAAGGTAAAGTTGCATTAATTACAGGTGGTGATAGCGGCATTGGCCGCGCAATTGCTGTACATTTTGCAAGAGAAGGTGCAGATATTGCCATTGCTTACCTTAACGAGCGAAAAGATGCTGAAGAAACGTCAGAAATGGTCGAAAAAGAAGGAAGAAACTGTATCAAAATTAGTGGTGACCTTAAAAATTATGCTTATTGCCAGGAGTTAATAGAAACTGTTATTAAAACCTATGGAAAAATAGATATTCTAGTGAATAATGCGGCTACCCAATATGTGGAAGAAGATTTTTCTAATATATCAGTAGAACACTTAGAAGAAACTTTTAAAACCAATATCCTGTCAATGATATACCTTACACAGCAAGCATACCAGTACATGGAAAAAGGTGCTAGGATAATTAACACCACTTCTATTACAGGATACAAAGGTCATAATGAATTAGTAGATTACGCTTCTACCAAAGGAGCGATAACTTCTTTTACACGATCCTTATCGGCGCAATTAGCACCAAAAGGAATTCTTGTAAATGGTGTGGCGCCTGGTCCTATTTGGACTCCTTTAATTCCTGCAACTATGACAGACATTGGCGAATTTGGAAAAAATACTCCGCTAGGAAGATGCGGACAGCCTTCAGAAGTAGCACCAGCTTATGTCTATTTAGCAGCAGAAGATTCCTGCTATATGACTGGGCAAATTCTACATATTAATGGGGGTATTGTCGTTGGTGGCTAA
- a CDS encoding response regulator — MTDSKFNLWLVDDDEDDRAFFIEGLESLNVNFELEEFINGKEAVSFFEENVSVIPDMIFLDLNMPIMNGIECLDYIRTHERLKNVIIAMYSTSSSGQDIQCCYEKGANLYIIKPNRFQDLKNCMKKILSMNWPDFLCNFKKEDFILKA; from the coding sequence ATGACCGATAGTAAATTTAACCTGTGGTTAGTTGATGACGATGAAGATGACAGAGCTTTTTTTATAGAAGGCCTTGAGAGCTTAAATGTAAATTTTGAATTAGAAGAATTTATAAATGGTAAAGAAGCCGTTTCTTTTTTTGAGGAAAACGTTTCCGTAATTCCTGATATGATTTTTTTAGACTTAAATATGCCTATCATGAATGGCATAGAGTGCTTGGATTATATTAGAACTCATGAGCGTCTTAAAAATGTAATTATAGCCATGTATTCAACTTCATCTTCTGGACAAGATATACAGTGTTGCTATGAAAAGGGGGCCAACCTTTACATCATTAAACCAAATAGGTTTCAAGATTTAAAAAATTGTATGAAGAAAATTTTAAGTATGAACTGGCCAGATTTCTTATGCAACTTTAAAAAAGAAGACTTTATTCTTAAAGCTTAA
- a CDS encoding YqaE/Pmp3 family membrane protein, with amino-acid sequence MSIVTILLNIFLPPLAVFLKHGLGTTFLVSLILTLIGWLPGVIHAFIVNK; translated from the coding sequence ATGTCAATAGTAACAATACTTTTAAATATTTTCTTACCGCCATTAGCGGTATTCCTAAAACATGGATTAGGAACTACATTTCTTGTGAGTCTTATTCTTACACTAATTGGCTGGTTACCAGGAGTAATTCATGCTTTTATCGTGAATAAATAG
- a CDS encoding catalase codes for MKDNKETTKKDKQLDTYRVDYNDKALTTRQGLKVNDTNNSLKAGPRGATLLEDFLLREKIHNFDHERIPERIVHARGSAAHGYFELYESIEEYSKAGIFTDTARKTPVFARFSTVAGSKGSTDLARDVRGFAVKFYTEEGTWDLVGNNMPIFFIQDAMKFPDLIHSVKPEPNNEIPQAASAHDTFYDFVSLTTETLHNHIWVMSDRGIPRSLRMMEGFGIHTFRLINKKGEAHFVKFHWKPKMGVHSVTWDEAVKISGADADFHRRDLWEAIDSGQFPEWELGLQIIPEADEHKFDFDLLDPTKLIPEEMVPVKIIGRMVLNRNPDNFFAETEQVAFLPGNIVPGIDFTNDPLLQGRLFSYRDTQLSRLGSHNFHQLPINKSIAPVHNNQRDGHMQMEIPKGNTAYFPNSLGGGCPYLSSVEEGGFESYQERIDADKIRSRSESFSDHFSQPALFYRSLASWEKNHVIGAYSFELGKCTHDHIKQRMLWLIAQIDEALANEVAGNLGMKVPDDIERPINQAIGANANVEEHQPKKKKIYLEESPELSQAHTKFETIATRKIAFLVSDGFHMKDFDAMKKALEAENAVVKIVAPHGGTVVCDEKMEYKVDAAIMTTESVLFDAIYIPGGKKSVAALLNTSKFTKFINEGFKHCKAIAADDEGELLIDASAFAKYKKDKAILINKGAKDFIAAIAKHRNWERMEVAEKIAV; via the coding sequence ATGAAAGATAATAAGGAGACCACAAAAAAAGATAAACAACTTGATACCTATAGGGTAGATTATAACGATAAGGCACTAACAACGCGACAAGGATTAAAGGTAAATGATACCAATAACTCCTTAAAGGCAGGTCCTCGAGGAGCCACGTTACTTGAAGACTTTTTGTTAAGAGAAAAAATCCACAATTTTGACCACGAACGTATTCCAGAAAGGATTGTACATGCTAGAGGTAGCGCGGCACATGGTTATTTTGAATTATATGAAAGTATTGAGGAATATTCTAAAGCAGGTATTTTCACAGATACCGCTAGAAAAACTCCTGTTTTTGCACGGTTTTCTACGGTTGCAGGTTCAAAAGGCTCCACAGATTTAGCACGAGACGTTAGGGGTTTTGCTGTTAAATTCTATACGGAAGAAGGGACTTGGGATTTAGTAGGAAATAACATGCCTATTTTTTTTATTCAAGATGCAATGAAATTTCCGGATTTAATACATTCAGTGAAACCTGAACCGAACAATGAAATTCCGCAAGCAGCATCTGCTCACGATACTTTTTATGATTTTGTATCCTTAACGACTGAAACACTACACAACCATATTTGGGTCATGAGTGATCGGGGTATACCTCGCAGTCTACGTATGATGGAAGGTTTTGGAATTCATACCTTCCGATTGATAAATAAAAAAGGGGAAGCACATTTTGTAAAATTTCATTGGAAACCAAAAATGGGTGTCCATTCGGTAACCTGGGACGAAGCGGTAAAAATTAGTGGAGCAGACGCTGACTTTCATAGACGAGATTTGTGGGAGGCTATTGATTCAGGACAATTTCCAGAATGGGAATTAGGACTTCAAATTATTCCAGAAGCAGACGAGCATAAATTCGATTTTGATTTACTCGACCCTACAAAATTGATTCCAGAAGAAATGGTTCCTGTAAAAATCATAGGTAGAATGGTTTTAAACAGAAATCCTGATAATTTTTTCGCAGAAACAGAACAAGTTGCTTTTTTACCAGGGAATATTGTGCCAGGTATAGATTTTACCAATGATCCGTTACTTCAAGGACGCTTATTCTCTTATAGAGACACACAATTATCACGATTAGGGAGTCATAATTTTCATCAGTTACCCATTAATAAATCTATTGCTCCCGTGCATAACAATCAAAGAGACGGACACATGCAAATGGAAATTCCGAAAGGAAATACCGCATATTTTCCAAATTCTTTAGGAGGTGGTTGTCCGTATTTATCTTCTGTTGAGGAAGGCGGATTTGAATCGTATCAAGAGCGAATCGATGCAGATAAAATACGATCTCGCAGCGAAAGTTTTAGTGACCATTTTTCTCAACCAGCCTTATTTTATAGAAGTTTAGCTTCTTGGGAAAAAAATCATGTGATAGGCGCGTATTCTTTTGAACTAGGGAAGTGCACTCATGATCATATAAAACAACGTATGTTGTGGCTTATCGCTCAAATTGATGAGGCTTTAGCAAATGAAGTGGCAGGGAATCTTGGAATGAAAGTGCCGGATGATATAGAACGGCCAATTAACCAAGCTATTGGTGCCAATGCTAATGTTGAGGAACATCAACCTAAAAAGAAAAAGATATACTTAGAGGAATCTCCAGAATTGAGTCAGGCTCATACAAAATTTGAGACCATTGCGACACGGAAAATTGCATTCTTAGTCTCTGATGGTTTTCATATGAAAGATTTTGATGCCATGAAAAAAGCGCTGGAAGCAGAAAATGCTGTCGTAAAAATTGTAGCGCCTCATGGTGGTACAGTGGTGTGTGATGAAAAAATGGAATATAAAGTTGATGCTGCAATTATGACAACAGAGAGTGTATTGTTTGATGCTATTTATATTCCTGGAGGTAAAAAATCTGTAGCTGCTTTATTGAATACCTCTAAATTTACTAAGTTTATCAATGAAGGTTTTAAGCATTGTAAAGCAATTGCTGCCGACGATGAAGGAGAATTATTAATTGATGCTAGTGCATTTGCAAAATATAAAAAAGATAAGGCTATTTTAATAAATAAAGGCGCAAAAGATTTCATTGCAGCAATAGCAAAACACCGTAATTGGGAACGCATGGAAGTTGCAGAAAAGATAGCAGTTTAG